A single region of the Coffea eugenioides isolate CCC68of unplaced genomic scaffold, Ceug_1.0 ScVebR1_532;HRSCAF=1225, whole genome shotgun sequence genome encodes:
- the LOC113758480 gene encoding uncharacterized protein LOC113758480, translated as MSEESDASKLGSKLHNQAMMGEFQRMLRESMASLHQRMDRLELSQARSNAAHRDAPPHEEFASNSEEDDFIRRPKQDYRRTDDGLKGVKIKIPAFQGKSSPEAYLEWEQRIEMVFECQDYTDDQKVKLATLEFTDYAIVWWEQERTSRRRNREQQISTWEELRTTMRKRFVPSHYYRDLYQRLQTLVQGSRTVENYYKEMEITMLRADIVEDGETTMARFLNGLRPEITELVELQNYVDMPELIDKASKIERRLKRRGNTRTPIFSATPAWRGNPTFERERPSPGVSKFTPQTEPPKPAPTAIPRPPFDSSKPRSRDKCFKCQGFGHIASQCPNRRTMIVLPSGDVVSDDEDEFAEMPPLTDEGEDSEEEVEATTEQVGVALVAHRALATQVKKVDEAQRDNIFYTRCHVKDRVCSLIINAGSCTNVASTLMVDHLSLPTLRHPSPYRLQWLNESGDIKVTKQVVVSFRIGKYEDEVHEDQLRLQQEHERELSKKSTDSTAFTKAPIERTSIPGTSGRMEKRPNLLAKNREVRKLLLSKQEFEDVSPGEIPSGLPPLRGIEHQIDVVPGAALQNRPAYKMGPEETKEIQRQVDELLEKGWAQESMSPCAVPVILIPKKEVSI; from the exons ATGTCGGAGGAGAGTGATGCATCCAAACTAGGCTCCAAGCTACACAATCAAGCAATGATGGGGGAATTCCAACGCATGCTTAGGGAATCTATGGCATCACTACACCAACGGATGGACCGCTTAGAGCTTTCTCAAGCTCGGTCCAACGCAGCTCATCGAGATGCACCACCTCACGAGGAGTTCGCTTCTAATAGCGAGGAAGATGACTTCATCCGTCGGCCTAAGCAGGACTACCGGAGGACCGATGACGGATTAAAAGGAGTCAAGATCAAGATTCCCGCATTCCAAGGCAAGTCTAGTCCGGAGGCTTACCTAGAGTGGGAACAGCGAATCGAGATGGTATTCGAGTGCCAGGACTACACCGATGATCAAAAAGTCAAACTGGCAACTCTCGAATTTACCGATTACGCTATTGTCTGGTGGGAGCAGGAGCGCACTAGCAGGCGCCGCAATAGAGAACAACAAATTAGTACATGGGAGGAGTTACGGACCACTATGAGGAAACGGTTTGTACCGAGCCATTACTATCGTGATCTATATCAACGGCTCCAGACATTAGTCCAAGGAAGCCGTACTGTGGAGAACTACTATAAGGAGATGGAGATCACCATGCTCCGAGCTGATATTGTGGAGGATGGAGAGACTACCATGGCAAGATTTCTCAACGGCTTAAGACCTGAGATCACCGAATTGGTGGAGTTGCAAAACTACGTGGACATGCCTGAGCTAATTGATAAAGCATCCAAGATCGAGAGGAGGCTTAAGAGGAGGGGTAACACTCGTACCCCTATCTTCTCGGCAACGCCTGCGTGGAGAGGCAACCCGACCTTCGAGCGGGAACGGCCTAGTCCAGGGGTGTCCAAGTTTACTCCTCAGACCGAACCACCCAAACCAGCCCCAACGGCAATTCCAAGGCCTCCATTCGACTCTTCCAAGCCACGAAGCCGCGAcaaatgcttcaaatgccaaggatttGGGCACATTGCTTCTCAATGTCCTAATAGGCGTACCATGATTGTCCTACCGAGCGGAGATGTCGTATCGGACGATGAGGATGAATTCGCCGAGATGCCTCCATTGACTGATGAAGGTGAAGATTCTGAGGAGGAGGTTGAGGCCACTACCGAGCAAGTGGGTGTTGCTCTAGTAGCCCATCGGGCTCTTGCAACCCAAGTCAAAAAGGTGGAtgaggcccaacgtgataacaTCTTCTACACAAGATGTCATGTCAAGGATAGAGTATGTAGCCTCATCATCAACGCGGGTAGTTGTACAAATGTGGCAAGCACTCTCATGGTGGATCATCTTTCCTTGCCCACATTAAGGCACCCTAGCCCATACCGCTTGCAATGGCTCAATGAGAGTGGCGATATCAAGGTCACCAAGCAGGTGGTAGTGTCTTTTCGAATTGGGAAGTATGAGGACGAG GTGCACGAAGACCAATTGCGATTGCAACAAGAGCATGAACGAGAGTTGTCCAAGAAGTCAACCGATTCTACAGCATTCACTAAGGCACCAATCGAGAGGACATCTATCCCTGGAACATCTGGTCGAATGGAGAAACGGCCCAACTTGCTTGCCAAGAACAGGGAAGTTCGCAAGTTACTTTTGTCTAAGCAA gaatttgaggacgTTTCCCCAGGCGAGATTCCAAGTGGACTACCCCCACTTAGAGGGATCGAGCACCAGATAGACGTCGTCCCTGGAGCAGCTTTGCAGAACAGACCGGCCTACAAGATGGGTCCTGAAGAGACTAAGGAGATCCAGAGGCAAGTGGACGAGCTCTTAGAAAAAGGTTGGGCTCAAGAGAGCATGAGCCCATGTGCAGTTCCTGTCATCCTCATTCCAAAGAAagag gtttcaatttga